DNA from Parageobacillus thermoglucosidasius:
GCCCGGCGCTTCGACTTTAATCACGTCGGCGCCAAGGTCGCCTAAAATCATTGTGGCATAGGGACCTGCGAGGACGCGCGTCATATCTAAAATGCGCACGCCGTCTAGCGCGCCTGGCATTTGTTCACCTCCTGTCTGTGCGGATGAAAAAAGCCGGCTCCTTTTCTTCGCGAAGAAAGGAACCGGCTTTTACGACCTGAGGGAGCACTTCGGCAAAGAAGTGCTGATCAGATCGATGCAGTTCTTTATCCATATAAAATTGTCGCTTCATCATCAGGTAATGCCGTCCGCTGGCGTCAGCCGCGAAGCCGACGGGAGACGGCTGTTACATTTATTATACAAAACTAATGAATAATTGTAAATAGTTTTTAAATTCAGAATTAAAAATTATTTACGTTATTTTTTTTATTCTTCGGCAGTGATGGTTCTTATATACCTGATAAGATGGGTGGATGATTCGGCGGATGGATATTCTCTTTCCTGCACTTCTTTCACGGCGGCAGCTTGAATTGCCGCGCTTTTTCAAGGAGAATTGTTGCTGATTTCGCCGCCTTTTTGATTGGAACGAAATGGTCTGGCTGACCCCAGCTGCGCTGAGTTTTTTATCAATGGATTCAACAGGTATATGAAGCAATTCGGAAAGTTCTTTTTTGATCGTTTCACGGACCATTGGATCTGCTGTTTCCGCGCTGAGGCGGCGGAATGATCGGTGGTGTAAAGCGATTCCGCCAATGTATAGAAAAAGTCGCTTGTCTATTTTATCATTAAATTATATGTTAGAAACGCGATTAATATATAAATGTAAGGGGAATGAGGCGTTTTTTCAAATAACGATAAGGCGAGGAAGTGATGGTGTATGTTTCATGTTCTTGTAACGTTAGATGCGAATTATATTCCACCGCTAAAAGTGTTAATGAATTCGTTATTTCGCAATAATACAAAATCTTTTTCTTTTTATCTTCTTTATTCGCGCATTCCGGAAATGGAAATAGAGTCTTTGCAGCATTTTGCCGGGCAACAAGGGCATCAACTTATTCCGATTTATGTCGATCCGCAATTGTTTGCCGACGCTCCTGTGTTTCGCCATTATACTTCGGAAATGTATTATCGTCTTGCTGCACATCAGTTTTTGCCGCAGGAGCTGGACCGCGTTTTATATCTTGATCCAGACATTGTCGCGATTAATCCGATCGATGATTTGTATGATATGGATTTTGAAGGGAATATGTTTATCGCCGCCGAGCATACCCATTCCACGAAAGTGGCGAATTTATTTAACAAATTGAGGCTGAAGACCCCAAATGCGAAGGGATACTTTAACACTGGCGTCATGCTGATGAACTTGTCATTAATGAGAAAAGAGGTCCGCTTGGAAGATATTTATCAGTTTATTCGTGAGAATCGGTTTAAGCTGGTGCTTCCGGACCAAGATGTGTTAAATGGTTTATATTGGGACAAAATTAAGCCGGTTGACTGTTATCGTTATAATTACGATGCTCGTTATTACGACATGATTCAATTGTTCCCGAATCCAAAGCACGATTTGCATTGGATTCGGGAAAATACGGTGTTTATTCATTACTGCGGGAAAGATAAGCCGTGGAAAGAAAATTATAAAGGGGAACTTGGGTTGTTTTACAAGCAGTATAGCGATATTTTGGAATTGGAAGAAGAAAAAGCCTAAAAGCAGCGGCAAAAGCTGCCTTTAGGCGTTATTTTTTGCGCGCTTTGTTTTGGCGGATGCCGGCTGCTTGCGCGCGCGCCGTTTCTTCTAATTGTGCGTGATCCGCAAATTCGCTGGAATATTCCGCATCCAGTTTGTCGGATTTCAGCTGTTTCGGAACTTGCGGCAAAGTCGCTTTGTTTTTGTCACGTGTTTTTCGTCCGCGGGATCGCCCCATCCATCCATTCCTC
Protein-coding regions in this window:
- a CDS encoding YfhD family protein, producing the protein MGRSRGRKTRDKNKATLPQVPKQLKSDKLDAEYSSEFADHAQLEETARAQAAGIRQNKARKK
- a CDS encoding glycosyltransferase family 8 protein gives rise to the protein MFHVLVTLDANYIPPLKVLMNSLFRNNTKSFSFYLLYSRIPEMEIESLQHFAGQQGHQLIPIYVDPQLFADAPVFRHYTSEMYYRLAAHQFLPQELDRVLYLDPDIVAINPIDDLYDMDFEGNMFIAAEHTHSTKVANLFNKLRLKTPNAKGYFNTGVMLMNLSLMRKEVRLEDIYQFIRENRFKLVLPDQDVLNGLYWDKIKPVDCYRYNYDARYYDMIQLFPNPKHDLHWIRENTVFIHYCGKDKPWKENYKGELGLFYKQYSDILELEEEKA